The nucleotide window CCAGCGTCGATTTCGTCATTGAAGTCACCCTTCACGTTGATCTTGGCCATCAAATCGGCGTGATCGCGGTTGAAGAAAGCAATCAGCGCTTGTTCGAAGCTGCCGATCTTGGCGATTTCAATGTCAGTCAGGAACCCACGCTCAGCGGCATACAGCGACAGCGCCATGTCAGCGATCGACATCGGTGCGTATTGCTTCTGCTTCATCAGCTCGGTAACGCGCTGACCATGCTCAAGTTGCTTACGGGTCGCTTCGTCCAGGTCAGATGCGAACTGGGCGAATGCCGCCAGTTCACGGTACTGAGCCAGAGCGGTACGGATACCACCGGACAGCTTCTTGATGATCTTGGTCTGAGCGGCACCACCTACACGGGATACCGAAACACCGGCGTTCACAGCAGGACGGATGCCCGAGTTGAACATGGCCGATTCCAGGAAGATCTGACCGTCGGTGATGGAGATCACGTTGGTCGGAACGAACGCGGAAACGTCGCCAGCCTGGGTTTCGATGATCGGCAGAGCGGTCAGGGAACCGGTCTTGCCAGTCACGGCGCCGTTGGTGAACTTCTCGACGTACTCTTCCGAAACGCGGGATGCGCGCTCCAGCAGACGGGAGTGGAGATAGAACACGTCGCCTGGGTAGGCTTCACGGCCTGGCGGACGGCGCAGCAGCAGGGAAATCTGGCGGTAAGCCACTGCTTGCTTGGACAGATCGTCATAAACGATCAGCGCGTCTTCACCGCGGTCGCGGAAGTATTCGCCCATGGTGCAACCGGAGTACGGTGCCAGGAACTGCAGTGCGGCCGATTCGGAGGCACTGGCAGCAACGATGATGGTGTTAGCCAGTGCACCGTTCTCTTCCAGTTTGCGAACCACGTTGGCGATGGTCGATTGCTTCTGACCGATTGCCACGTATACGCAGAAGATGCCGCTGTTTTTCTGGTTGATGATCGCGTCGATCGCCAGAGCGGTCTTACCGATCTGACGGTCACCGATGATCAGCTCACGCTGGCCACGGCCGACAGGGATCATGGCATCGACAGCCTTGTAGCCAGTCTGTACAGGCTGGTCTACCGACTTACGCCAGATCACGCCTGGAGCAACTTTCTCGACCGCGTCGGTCTCGGTGTTGTTCAGCGGACCTTTGCCGTCAACAGGGTTACCCAGTGCGTCGACTACGCGACCCAGCAGTTCCTTACCTACCGGAACTTCGAGGATGCGGCCGGTGCACTTGGCGCTCATGCCTTCAGCCAGAGTCGTGTAGGCGCCCAGTACAACAGCACCTACGGAGTCTTGCTCCAGGTTGAGGGCCATACCGTAGACGCCGCCCGGAAACTCGATCATCTCGCCGTACATGACGTCGGCCAGACCGTGAATCCGCACGATGCCGTCAGATACGCTGACGACAGTGCCTTCGTTACGGGCTTGGGAGGTCACATCGAGCTTTTCGATGCGGCCCTTGATAATTTCACTTATTTCGGAAGGATTGAGTTGCTGCATTGCTCTGCTGCCCCTTCAAACTCAAGATTTCAATGCTTCGGCAAGTTTCGCGATTTTGCCGCGAATCGAGCCATCGATAACCAGGTCGCCGGCGCGGATTACAACGCCCCCTATGAGGGACTTGTCTTCCTCGACTTGCAGGCGCACTTCCCGGTTGAGTCGTGCACTGAGAACCTTGGCGAGTTTGTCTTGCTGTTCTTGGTTCAATGCAAAAGCACTGGTGACTTCCACGTCTACCGATTTCTCCTGCTCGGCCTTGTACAGGTCGAACAGGGCGGCGATCTCCGGCAGAAGCGGGAGACGGTCGTTTTCAGCAACGACGTGGATGAAATTCTGTGCCTTGGCATCGAACTTGTCGCCGCACACGTCAATGAACGTGGCGGCCTTTTCTGCGCTCGTCAGTCGCGGGGCCTTGAGCACGCGCTGCATGGTGTCGTCTTGCGACACCGCTGCTGCCAGGCCGAGCATGGCTGACCAATTGGCCAGTTGCTGGTGGGCCTGAGCGTGCTCGAAGGCCGCCTTAGCGTAAGGTCGGGCCAACGTGGTCAGTTCTGCCATGATCGCCCTCGCTTAGATTTCAGCAGCCAGTTGGTTAACCAGCTCTGCGTGCGCGTTTTGATCGATTGTGGCACCCAGGATCTTCGAAGCACCGCCAACGGCCAGGCTACCCACTTGGGCACGCAGCGCGTCTTTGACACTGTTCAGTTCCTGTTCGATCTCGGCTTGAGCCTGAGCCTTCACACGGTCAGCTTCGACACGGGCCTGTTCACGGGCTTCGTCGACAATCTGGGTACCGCGTTTCTTGGCTTGCTCGATGATTTCAGCTGCCTGAGCTTTCGCTTCGCGCAGTTGCTGACCCACTTTCTCATGGGCCAACTCCAGGTCGCGAGCTGCTCGGCTGGCAGCGTCCAGACCATCAGCGATCTTCTTTTGACGTTCGTGCAGCGCCGCAATGACCGGAGGCCATACGAACTTCATGCAGAACAGTACAAAAATCAGGAACGCAACGGA belongs to Pseudomonas sp. B21-028 and includes:
- the atpA gene encoding F0F1 ATP synthase subunit alpha, translating into MQQLNPSEISEIIKGRIEKLDVTSQARNEGTVVSVSDGIVRIHGLADVMYGEMIEFPGGVYGMALNLEQDSVGAVVLGAYTTLAEGMSAKCTGRILEVPVGKELLGRVVDALGNPVDGKGPLNNTETDAVEKVAPGVIWRKSVDQPVQTGYKAVDAMIPVGRGQRELIIGDRQIGKTALAIDAIINQKNSGIFCVYVAIGQKQSTIANVVRKLEENGALANTIIVAASASESAALQFLAPYSGCTMGEYFRDRGEDALIVYDDLSKQAVAYRQISLLLRRPPGREAYPGDVFYLHSRLLERASRVSEEYVEKFTNGAVTGKTGSLTALPIIETQAGDVSAFVPTNVISITDGQIFLESAMFNSGIRPAVNAGVSVSRVGGAAQTKIIKKLSGGIRTALAQYRELAAFAQFASDLDEATRKQLEHGQRVTELMKQKQYAPMSIADMALSLYAAERGFLTDIEIAKIGSFEQALIAFFNRDHADLMAKINVKGDFNDEIDAGLKAGIEKFKATQTW
- a CDS encoding F0F1 ATP synthase subunit delta; its protein translation is MAELTTLARPYAKAAFEHAQAHQQLANWSAMLGLAAAVSQDDTMQRVLKAPRLTSAEKAATFIDVCGDKFDAKAQNFIHVVAENDRLPLLPEIAALFDLYKAEQEKSVDVEVTSAFALNQEQQDKLAKVLSARLNREVRLQVEEDKSLIGGVVIRAGDLVIDGSIRGKIAKLAEALKS
- a CDS encoding F0F1 ATP synthase subunit B, coding for MNINATLIGQSVAFLIFVLFCMKFVWPPVIAALHERQKKIADGLDAASRAARDLELAHEKVGQQLREAKAQAAEIIEQAKKRGTQIVDEAREQARVEADRVKAQAQAEIEQELNSVKDALRAQVGSLAVGGASKILGATIDQNAHAELVNQLAAEI